The Malus sylvestris chromosome 3, drMalSylv7.2, whole genome shotgun sequence genomic sequence GAGCATTTTGGAAAGCAATACTCTCCCCATTGGAGGAGGGGCAGCAAAGCGTCTCAAAGAGGCTCAGGCCTTGGAATCTTCTAGAAAACGGGAAGAAATGATGGCTCTTGGCTCCACGTTTCACTATGCGGCTGCCGGAGCTGCCAGCCCATCAACCTCAGCCGTTCGTAATTTGCAAGCGTACTCTTTGTTGCAGCCTCAGTCAACCTTTGATCAAAATGTACAACAATCCCAGCCTCTACTGACTCTCCAAAACCATGACATTTCTCAGTACACCCACCATCATGACCCTTCTTCATACCAAAATTACATCCAAACCCAGCTTCAGTTGCACCAGACCCAGCAGCAATACCAGCCTACCCAGCAATTCTATAATAGTTATGGACTTCAGAGTACACACCCAGCTTTGCTTCAAGGTCTCATGGACATGGGTTCTTCTAGTGTGATGGATCACAACACCGGGAGCTCTAGTGGGAGCTATAGTGCTGGAGAGTATTTAGGAAATAATGGAATTGGGTTGGCTACAAATTCAACAGCAAACAATGGAGTGGGTTCAGCAGAAGAGCTTGCACTTGTGAAGGTTGATTATGATATGCCTAATGGAGGAGGGTATGGGTATTTTTACAATGTGGAGTGACTGAGGGTCGACATTGAGATTTTGTATGGGGAGATTAGTAATTTTGTGATCGGGAGGACTTAAGGATGGTTAGAGACAGTTTACTATTCCTTTTTTGAGTCTATATTTTGGGTGATTTTGAAGTAACAGGAGCTGATTTTCAATGCAAACACAAGGAGCTGGAggaccttttattttgttctagTATTTTGCTGTTGTTTTTTTGTCGATCTTTACATTGAAGTCTGACCATAAATTAATCCCGTTGTGGTAAAACTTGGTAGGATCAGTAGAATATGGGTGCAAGTTGAAACCCTAAATTTTGTGTGCGTAAGACCTATTGCGCAGCTGCTGATGTAATTCTCCTTGTGTTACCGGTAGGCCATTATTTCCATTTGAGTTTACTCCACCTTGTTTCAAATGCAAGTATTGTATATACGTATATCTTAACCTTCTCCACCGAATTATTGCATAATGTAGCGTGAGAATATGATGTAAAAATCAGTCTAACGTCGAAGAATAAAGAGACATTGCATGAGCTTGTAAGAAGTTCGGCTACTAATGACCATTTGTTTTAGGTGGAACTTCAACCTTTTCAATGGTATCAAAGTGGATTTTCTTACATGTGAAGCTAATGGCCGCATGTGTCCATGTATTAGGCTCAAAGATTAATCACCGCGGGAGAATTAGTTAAGAACATTGTACGGGTTTATAAGCGCACTTGCTACTCCCCTATTGCGAATTGGTTTCAGACTACAATCTCAATAATATTACTAAATTTCTAGAAAGACAAAACCAATAGAATAGATTACCACAATTGTTTGAGATAATTATATTGCGGACTGATTTCAGGATAAAATCTCACTCAATTGCACTTTATTCCAATTCTTAAGCAATTGTTGGTGTGGAGACCTTATATCATCacatgaatttaaaaaaaaaaaccatatcaAATTAAAATCCAACATACATACACCTTTGTGTATAAATTAATAACGATTTAGAGTAAGAGAGAAAACTAACCCTCAAAAGGCTTTGGCGATAGCAGACCCTGATGCCCACAGAGGTACAAGATCAAGACGGATGACAACGATTTGCACTTAGTATAGATgatgaaggagagaggaagaagatgaatgttGGAAAGGAGCTGAGTTTTCCAAGGCGATATTAGACCCACCTGAGtcgtttccttttctttttatctttacGTTATGCAGGTGGAGAGGGAGGCAGAAAGGGAGGGGAGAGAGACATGAAATAAAAAGGGGTAATACTTGATGCATGtcaaaaaatttgagttttttttttctttttgtcaagTTGTAGATAACATTCATAAAACAAGTCCAACAAAGacaaattataatatatagAGCCCTAAAAAGGACCGGCATACAGAAAGAAGACGCCACTTATGCAATTAAAACATGAGTAAATAAAGTATGAATAAAGGTTCTTCTCTACCGCAATTACGTGTGGAGGATTTTCTATTTTCAATTGAAATTTGAGTTGTTGAATTTATTCTAATTTCATGAAAATCTAATTAGTGcagtttcatgaaatttgagTTGTTGTTAGATTTAGTCTAGTATTATAATCCATAATACTGTATATGCCGATTTACATTGTACCTACAACATAAATTGGTTAAGTTGTGATAAGGTAGAAAAAAATTAAGACACGAATTATAAGCATGAATAATAGGAACTAATACTTAATTCTAAAATAGAGAAGAAGATAAACCTATAATTAGTCCACTTGAAGtagtatttttattaaaaatttcgaTTTGCTTCTTAATAAAAGCACTTCTGTCCTCTGAGTCGAGGTCATTtttaatagggaactttaacaaaaagctcccggtactgttcactttaacgaaaaaccatatttttacactaaaaagtcaatcctgatactattcactttaccatttattttgtccttatcattaaaactcaaatttttcaaatatttttcattagttttcattttttaataacaaTGTCCAGAGGGCTTTTGGGTCCTTCTACACAATTAATTGGGCCTCAGGCAAACATTTAAAGGTCCAAATGttcttttcaattattttatgttctccaaaaaagaaaaaaaaaagaaaaaaatcctcACAATTtcttgataaaaataaataaataagtaaataaatggAAAAACTGCAATTTTTAAAGCGGCGAGTTCGAAAATACTCCGATGCTAGAAATCCATTAACCACTTCCCCAAGAAATGGAAGAACCATCAATTTAAAGAGGAGGGCAATTCGTACAGGCACAAGAAAAAAGCGATCCATCAATCGCTTCGTCGAAATTTGATAAATAGATATTTAATATTGTGTTTGGGCTTTCATTAATTTCACCGTTGAGGTAAGCTCTCTGCTGAAAGCTTCTAATTCATCCCTTATTTCTTTGTTCATCTGGGTCTTTTTTTGCtagatttatgttttttttttcctgtgaATTCGAACTGAAATTGGAATTACTGATTTAGAAGAAACAATTcgatgaatttttttatttgcgtGTATGTGTTGGTCCTGTTCTTGATTTGTTGTGTTTATTTTTGCTGTTACTGCGGTGAAAAAAGTTCATAGATTTCTGATTGTGGAGGACCCTTTGTGAATTTTATCTgaatttgaataattttttatctGGGTTTAGAGTTACATCTGTGATTTGTTGTTTATGTGGTGAAAAAATGGGTTGGCTTTATATTTTTTCATGGGACTTAATTTGTGTTTAATATTACAAAGAAGGGTGGAGGGATTTTGAGATTAGGGTAAGTTTTTAGGAATTGCTTTGGAGCTAAAGGTTGTTGCTTGAGAAATTAATAAGCTTTTCTGAGACCaggttttgggttttgaattCTGCCCTTTTCTTTGTAGGAGTTTAAGATTAGGATCAATGGTTTTGCATAGGGAAAAACTTGATTTGTGGGTGAGATAGTATTGGGTTTTGTGGGATGTTCACCTTGCTTCGACGATGAATGTTACAGCGTGGTGTTATGTTAAAAGTAGGACGCTGGTGCAAAGAATATTGATTTGTTTGTCGTGAACGAAAGCCGGTGGTGCTGCTTTTTCTGCAGCTATAACTACCTGATTCTTTTAGTTTTCAGCTTGGTAGTATATTTGCTTATGATGCCCATATGTAGGCAAGTTTGTAATGTTCATCATGGTCTTGAAATTCTGGTACAACCCTCAGTTTTTTTGTGTCTTGCGTTCTTCACAGAAtcaaaagtttgttttgtttttttcagaTCCTTCAATTCTTATAGTTTTTTAGAAGAATTGTAGCATCAACTTTTGCATCGTTAGTTGACATTCCTCCTTGATGCATATCTATGTAGTATTTCTGCATTTGCTTTTAGCTCTAGAGATGTGCATCAAGGAAGATGGTAGTCTAATAATGGCGTAGAGCAAGTGTCACATATTTGTAAAAGCTTTACAATCATTTACCATTAAGAGTGTAAAGGAATGCATAATGTAAGCGAAGTGTCTGCCGTAACAGTTCTAATAGGATTTATTAACCTAAAATAGGAGCCTTTAACTAAAGTCTTGTTGTCGTTTTTCGTTGGTTAGTCATTTGACGGCATTGGACATCATCTATCCGTGTATTTATAGTTCTACCCAGTAATCCATACGAATTTTAACTTTAATAGTCTATCTCTGatctaaaatttgatattttgagAAGTTTCTGGTGTCAGAGTATTGTTCTTTTGTCACCGTAAGATTGAACTTCAAGCTATTGTAGTTACTTTCTCTGGTAGCTGTTTTTCTAGTGGGTTTAGAAatgaccaacaacaacaacaacaacaacaacaacaacaaagccttttcccactaagtggggtcggctatatgaatcctagaacgccattgcgctcggttttgtgtcatgccctccgttagatccaagtactctaagtcttttcttagagtctcttccaaagttttcctaggtcttcctctaccccttcggccctgaacctctgtcccgtagtcacatcttcgaaccggaccgtcagtcggccttctttgcacatgtccaaatcaccagagccgattttctctcatctttcctacaatttcggctactcctactttacctcggatatcctcattcccaatcttatcctttctcgtgtgcccacacatcccacgaagcatcctcatctccgctacacccattttgtgtacgtgttgatgcttcaccacccaacattctctgccatacaacatcgctggccttattgccgtcctataaaattttcccttgagcttcagtggcctacgacggtcacacaacacgccggatgcactctttccatccagctcgtattctatggttgagatctccatctaattctccgttctcttgcaagatagatcctaggtaacgaaaacggtcgctttttgtgatcttcgctagattgctccggtcattagtgtggataagtatataaatggatagagataggaaagcaaacacaagatgtacgtggttcacccagattggctacgcccacggaatagaagagttctcattaattgtgaagggtttacacaagtacataggttcaagctctcctttagtgagtacgagtgaatgatttagtacaaatgacattaggaaatattgtgggataatgatctcgtaatcacgaaacttctaagtatcggagtgtggtgtcgtcttgacttgccttatctgtctcataggtagatgtggcatcttctctggaagtactcttcctccatccaggggtggtatctttaactggtggagatgcacaaggtaatgtatcaatttcacttgaagcttacttgtagtttcaggcttggtcaagcgcgatacaaaccatgtagtaggagtcccccaagtcgccgagctagggggtctgctgaaagaggtgacagacaaggtaagcaatcagagctccgactgattgttcaccttctccccatcttgcagcagcatgaaggataaagagaagaaaaatgagaagagatgatatgagatacttttgcttttgaagaagtaactttccacaggcttattcttgaactgagctggagggttttctggtttcctccagagtataaggccgactgaagaatttgagggtcaaaacaagtccatcaaatctagagtacgttccaccctgctgatatgggatacttttgcttttgacagagtaatggatgtatcggcacgtgtgctgttacgcttgtctccacatgcttccttgtatccttcgcacttgccctatttgttcctcaagcagatgcggaatcttccctggaaacataagatgatgaagatgagtactcgagagcaatgccaggtaagtaatcaggtaaggggttccaggcagtcagttcctggctggaagcttgattccaagtactgactgattgctctctttctccttgtcttgcaggtaaaaacaaggccaaaagaaaaaacagggaaaaagcatgatatgggatactcttgcttttaaccctgatgatatgagatattcttgctctagtatagcttgtttgcagaggtattatcggggggaaagaaagctgaatatttcgaaaggctttgttgggagtgccctctcagatatgatgaagggttgagcatttttgcaggtctgcctgtccgttggggatggaggtcgacatatataggagtctccctaacaacaagtagtaatgctattcctttaccctgcttggtcatagcacggtagtgggagctgccagtttcacatgttttaactctgtcagagcactttgaaaaagtggtctgtggtatctggctctcgagattcggagaacgatgcctcttcgatttttgagaaagcaatcatgctgggggtctgactctcgagattcggagagcagtgtctcttcgatttttgaggaagtaatcatgttgggagtctggctctcgagattcggaaggcggtgcctcttcgattttggagcaagcaatcttgttgggagtgttgtctcgaatgtgagtaaaggttggacatgtttgctagtctaccttgccacgaagcacaaaggttgacacacagggactttccaattatccagcaatggtactgttcctttaccctctcttcgattttgagaaagtagtcatgttgggagtctggctctcgagattcggaagacggtgcctcttcgattttggagcaagcaatcttgttgggactgttttctcgaatgtgagtaaaggttgggcatgtttgctagtctaccttgccacgaagcacagaggttgacacacagggactttccaattatccagcagtggtactgttcctttacccttgtgggtaataatatggtagctagaccttcaaaatttatgtgtctaaactttgttagtgctgtttctttgctattcttttacctttcttggtcagagcgatgtagtgggagctgcaagcttcacgtgctcaactttggcagagaactttggcaaagtgatctgtggtacccatgagttattgttgcgtgtgggaagtgggtgattgaacagtaagattcatgtgctttctacttcaccagaagtcttcgacaaaatgcccataatttctgcaaagctgagtgtgcgtgtgacaggtgctgacaaggctagaaaagtaggtgcctcttcgatttctaagatcggccctcgtggtctctgagcagcccagcttttgagaaagcgagcgcctcttcgattgattcggagaacggtgcctcaccgatttttgagaaagcaatcatgctgggggtctggctctcgagattcggggagcagtgtctcttcgatttttgagaaagtaatcatgttgggagagtggctctcgagattcggagggtggtgcctcttcgattttggagcaagcaatcttgttgggagtgttttctcgaatgtgagtaaaggttgggcatgtttgctagtctaccttgccacgaagcacagaggttgacacacagggaagtgggtgattgaacagtaagattcatgtgttttctacttccccagaagtctttgacagaatgcccataatttccgcaaagctgagtgtgcgtgtgacaggtgctgacaaggctggaaaagtaggtgcctcttcgatttctgagatcggccctcgtggtctctagggagcccagcttttgagaaagcgagcgcctcttcgatttctgagatcggccttcgtggtctttgagcagcccaacttttgagaaagcaaacggctcttcgatttctgagatcaaccctcgtgatctctaagcagcccaacttttgagaaagcaaacgcctcttcgatttctgagcaggcgcctctttgatttctgaagctccgtcgagtgcagatttttatagaggctggcattaagttccaaagcacacttgaatctccaccagtagaagcttcattcttgcacttctaatatcttgatttgtccgacctcttctctcttcaacacctttgaaaatgtctggcccctccgaccgtcgttttgacttgaaccttgttgaagaggcagccccgccttctccagacaacatatggcgcccatccttcgtctccccaactggtcctcttaccgttggggattccgtgatgaagaatgatatgaccgctgcggtggtggccaggaaccttctcactcccaaagataacagactactttccaaacggtctgatgagttagctgttaaggattcgctggctctcagtgttcagtgtgcaggttctgtgtctaatatggcccaacgcctatttgctcgaacccgccaagttgaatcattggcggctgaagtgatgagtctcaaacaggagattagagggctcaagcatgagaataaacagttgcaccggctcgcacatgactatgctacaaacatgaagaggaagcttgaccagatgaaggaaactgatggtcaggttttacttgatcatcagagatttgtgggtttgttccaaaggcatttattgccttcgtcttctggggctgtaccgcgtaatgaagctccaaatgatcaacctctgatgcctcctcctcctagggttctgtccagtactgaggctccaaatgatccccctccggtgccttctctttctggggctctaccgactgctgagacttctcctaagcaacctttgtgaaggctccctcttgtgtgtttattttgactcatgtatatgtacatatttgtagcttatcggggatatcaataaataagctttccttcatttcaacgtattgtgttaaatacaccaaagccttcttcgctaagttctttgaattttcttttgttgaagcttgtatgttgaagctttctgagtggagcatgtaggttggggtagtgttcccttaatttcccgagtgaggaaaacttcttggttggagacttggaaaatccaagtcactgagtgggatcggctatatgaatcttagaacgccattgtgctcgatcctgtgtcatgtccttcgttagatccaagtactctaagtcttttcttagagtctcttccaaagttttcctaggtcttcctctaccccttcggccctgaacctctgtcccatagtcgcatcttctaatcggagcgtcagtaggccttctttgcacatgtccaaaccaccgtaaccgattttctctcatctttccttcaatttcggctactcctactttaccccggatatcctcattcctaatcttatcctttctcgtgtgcccacacatccaacgaagcatcctcatctccgctacacccattttgtgtacgtgttgatgtttcaccgcccaacattctgtgccatacagcatcgccggccttattgccgtcctataaaattttcccttgagcttcagtggcatacggcggtcacacaacacgccggatgcactcttccacttcatccatccagcttgtattctatggttgagatctccatctaattctccgttcttttgcaagatagatcctaggtaacgaaaacggtcgctctttggtatttcttgatctccgatcctcacccctaactcgttttggcctccatttgcactgaacttgcactccatatattctgtctttgatcggcttaggcgaagacctttagattccaacacttctctccaaaggttaagctttgcatttaccccttcctgagtttcatctatcaacactatatcgtctgcgaaaagcatacaggTTTAGAAATGACCACATGGTACAAATTAATTCGGGGTAAATTTTGAAGAAACTCCCAAATTAAGAGCGTTGTCATCATGTAGTCCCAGCATACTTTTGATTGGTGTTTCCCAATTGCatgatttgtatttttttttttttttgtggtctgAATACTCCTATATACGGGCTTCTTTCACTGCCCAAACTATCATTGATTCGAAATTGTGCATCGTCAAATTGATTACAGTCAGGTCCATTGGCTATGATAACCTAAATTATTAGCTTACGCTCTCTCGTTTCATTTATATGATATTTCACTAGCTGAAATTTTCTACCATGTATCACTATGTTTGAGAAGTTGAACCATATTTTATGATCTTACTCTTTTTTCTGGGAACTAATATAAAGTTCTTTTATCAGGACACCAAGTGACAAAAGAGATGGTGAAGGCATACACGCAAGAGTACACATACAAGCACCCATGGGACCGGGTGACTTCCGCATCATGGAAAAAATTTGCTGATGCTGAAAACAAACGCACGCTATCACACATCCTTGAAGTTGACACTCTGAACCACAAGCTTGATCCCAACACAGGAAAGCTTTACACCACACGTGCTATCACTGTCCATGCGCCAGGACCATGGTTTGTCCGCAAAATTGTTCGCCAGGATGTCTGCCACTGCGTCGAGTCAACAGTTGTGGATGCGCAAGCACGATCAATGCAACTCACCACCAATAATATTAGCCTTGAAAAGTTCATAGAGGTGGAGGAGAAAATCAGGTATGATCCCCACCCAGAGAACCCAAATGGCTGGACATTATGCCGACAGGAGACTAGCATTCGAATCAAGCCGTTATCAGCATTGGCATCGATGGCGGAAAAGGTTGAACAAAGATGCGCTGAGAAGTTTGTGCAGAACAGTGCCAAGGGCAGAGAGGTCATGGAGAGGATATGCAAGTATCTTGAAGCTGAATCCAAAGGGATTTCTATCTAACCCGGACCGGACTTTTGTAGTGTTAGGTCATAGGGCTTGTGAACCCTCTCAAAGTAGAAAATAATAGAAGCCGGAAAGAGTGCAGAACCGAAAACTATTTTTTAACTGTTGAATCTCTCGTCGATCGAAATTTTGATACAGAATGCATCAGTTTTGCATTATACGTAGTTCATCTATTGTGCTCCCCTGTGTTGGATGACTTGCCCAGTTCTATATCCTTGTGCACAATCCAAAAGTTTTCTAATTGCCCTGTTTGAGGGAGCAGTTGAACGCGAAACCTCGAGTGCAAAAACCGTGCTAAAACTCCATTGCAGTTATTAACTGCCATTTTCGGCGTCTTTTTCTCTGTGACAACGATTATATTTTGAGTTCTGAAACTGATAAAACCATATGAAAACTTAAGGGCctgtttggtactctacttgaatacaacttttttaactcaaaaacaattttcaagttttaggccttaaaaatttgtttggtaggactatttttaaaaactgaactcaagactaactcaaaaatttagtatattctctaaaaacataaaaagtaggtttttagagtttttaaacctaaactaacttcttttttttctttccctcctcccctctcactccaaatctatcttTCTATcgtttcttctttctctctccttgttttttttgacttttttcgtctctcctccaatccACTATCTTCATTCCCTTGGTTCTCTCTCActcatcttcctctctatcttaTCCAatcctctcttctttctctttccttcaatcatctcttactttcttttctCATCTCTCCTGTTTCTCCCTCCTAGACccctctttttagatctctttaTCTAGTTTAAGTGATAAGATTTAAAACTTTTAAACCACAAACCAACCAAGTTTTtaagtcttaaaaaaaaaactgttttcaagaaatgttttaagaaatgataaaaattttcaaataagatACCAAACTGGCCCTGAATATTTACAACATGCATGAAAACACGATGGACCAGAAAGGAAGGGTAAGTAGATTTATGCATGGAAACCACATCAATACTTTACAATACAAGATCCACTGACATGTAATGGAAGAAAGAAATGCGATATAAACAGCGCGTAGACGCATTACGTAGATTAACCCGAACCATGTCCACCAAACCGGCACAGACTACAACTTAGAAAGACACGAGGCAACACATAAAGTTCTCCCAATCACAACAAATACAGAGTTCTTCAGAGTGCAGAGATGCCTAGATCGCCTTGGCACCCCAGTAGGTATAACATCATAAAACGGCAAGTGCTAAGATACCGCTGCAAACTCTGAAGCCATCTCGTGGATGAAAACAAGCATCAATTTCGAAAATGAAACTTCACTGCATCAGGCTTTAGATTTTATCGAGCTTCTCAGCTTTTACGACCGGGTTGGCTTTCGCAATAGCATCGCGTCCAGCAGTGCGATAATCGTAAGGGCAGTCATGTTTGTCTGAATAACGATGTACTGCACAAAATAGGTGACCACACCGACAATTGAACCCTGTTAATCCAACCCGCTTGTTGCAAGTGTTGCAACGTTTTGGGCCCTCCGGCTTTGGCTCACCAGACGACCCTGAACCAAAGGAAAATGATGGTTGCGAAGAGAGAGTTTTTGGCTCCACTGGATGGGGT encodes the following:
- the LOC126616296 gene encoding uncharacterized protein LOC126616296, which encodes MVKAYTQEYTYKHPWDRVTSASWKKFADAENKRTLSHILEVDTLNHKLDPNTGKLYTTRAITVHAPGPWFVRKIVRQDVCHCVESTVVDAQARSMQLTTNNISLEKFIEVEEKIRYDPHPENPNGWTLCRQETSIRIKPLSALASMAEKVEQRCAEKFVQNSAKGREVMERICKYLEAESKGISI
- the LOC126616298 gene encoding zinc finger A20 and AN1 domain-containing stress-associated protein 8-like, which produces MEHEETGCQAAPEGPILCVNNCGFFGSAATMNMCSKCHKDMMLKQEQAKLAASSFGSIVNGTSSINANEPVVAAATVDVQPHPVEPKTLSSQPSFSFGSGSSGEPKPEGPKRCNTCNKRVGLTGFNCRCGHLFCAVHRYSDKHDCPYDYRTAGRDAIAKANPVVKAEKLDKI